The DNA sequence GAAGTGACAACACAGCAGAGGGCGGAAAACGCATCGCCGGACCAGGAAGCAGAATCGAGGGGCAGGGCAGGGTTCCTGAAGGCGTTGCCCAGGGCATAGCAGGCATTCCAGCGGACCTTCATCATGGCTTCTGATTGGACCGTGGTGACCAGTGCGCTGACCGCCTCCTCCAGGGGGCGCTGGAACCCCGGCCGGGTCAGCTGactgacagacaggaagtggagCAGGTTCCCCAACGCACGCACCGCATTACTCTTCACCCTGTCCTTGTCAATAGAAGCCTTGGTGGCCGACTGTAGCATCTGGAGGACCAACATGTCAGACAGTTCCTCCTGGAAAACCTCCCCTACACATTCCATGTTGACGATGAGTGTGTCGGTGAGGTTGCCTAGCGACCAGGCGGCCTTGGAGCGGACATTGGGGGAGCGGTCGTCCAGGGCTGTCAGGATGGCGTTGGCCGTGTCTGCTACAAACATCACATCCTCTCGTAGACAGGGGAACAGAATGTTGACTCCCAGAGCTCTGACTGCAGCAGCCTTCACCAGAGAGTTATCACTGTAGGTCAGGCCCAACACTGTAGGTCAGGCCCGTTCAACGGACCACTCAATACATCCACCCAGAACTGGACCACCTGTGAGATCGGGACACTGCAGCTCTCTGCCTGGCTGCTGTCTGCTCTGTACTGTTGGATGATACCTGTCCCCAACTCCTCCAGTAACTTGGCTTCGTGTAGTTGTATGGAGGGGTCTGTCTCTCGGAGACAGCGGGCACTCAGCTGCCCCAGCTCACACAGACACGCCTGGCACAGAGGGAAGTAACCGCGCACCAGGTGGGCTAGCACCTGTAAGGCCTCCAGGCGAACTGGGGAGGGCTCTAGAGCTGTAGCCCCTCCTCCTGGACCCTCGCTGTCTGATTGGTCATCTCTGGGTTGAGTAACAAGCGACACACACAGCTGCAGCAGCCAGGGCACGCCCGGCTCCTCCTCTCCTGGAGTGTGTGAGCCCCGAGGAGAGTGTGTTTGTTTGGTGTGTGAGTTGTGGTATTTGTGGGAGGGTGGAGTGTGTGGTGAGGGTGTGGAaaacccctccctctgtctccagctcAGCGCCGTCTCCTGCGAGGTGTGTGGCTGTGTGAGGAGCAGCTGTATCTCAGAGAGAGGGGCTTGGGTCGACACCAACGCTCCATACAGTGTCAGAACAGACACACGCACGTTCACATCTCTGTGTCGTAGGTAGGGTCGTATCTGTCTCCACAGCGGGCTGAGCAGGCCGGGTCTCAGACGGTTATACGGAGCATTACACACCAGGTGAGCCAGGCACTTGatgatctgagtgagtgtgtgggcAGAGGCCTCGGCCAGCAAcgccagggagagagagcggtGCAGCTCGCGGACGGCGGTGGcgagggagaaggagaatggAGTGTAAGAGGTTCTGGGCGGAGCCAAGTCTTCAGCCACGCCCAGGAACTGACGGGAACCATCCAGCAACGCAGACACCACCTGGAGGGCACACGCACGCACCTTAGGTGAAGGGTCCTTCAGTACTACAGTGAGCAGTGTGAGAGGAGGTGGTCCACCAATGGGAGCGTCCGGTATGAATGACGACCAATAGCCATACAGCGTTCTCCTCTCCACTGCCTTCACCACGGCTAGGAGACACAGCAACACACCCTGCCGCACCCTGCCATGGAACAACCTCAGTTTGCTGTGTGCTGCTCCCTCAGGATCAGAGAACTCTGAATCAGAGCTGCTCCTCTTCCATAACGGATAGAGGGATGGAACGGCCGGAGGTGGGGCTCCAGGGGTCTTAGACCaggcctcccctcctcctccccctctctggaGCCCGggttctgcctctctctcctcatccactcctcctttcctcccccgtCCTCGAGACTTCTTCTTCTTATTCCCTGAGGTCTGGGTGGGGGGGTTCCGTGGAGGTTCAGGGGGTTTGGGGGTGCTGCAGGTTTCGTACTGAGGCAGGGGAGCGGGGTACAGCACGGACGGCCACTCCACACCCACTCCTGGACAACCATGGAACATGAACCTCTTGAGAACTGCCAGTAGAGCTCCCAGTTCCTCCTGGCCTCCAAACCTCCACTTCCCTCCACACAGAGAGGACTGGAGGCCCTTCACTGCTCCCTGGATCACCGTGCAGTAAAGCAGTTCGTCAGCGTCGGGCGGTTTGGGTGACTGGAGCGTCTGCAGGAAGACTCTGAAACACAAACCCCTGTAGGGGTCTTCTAGTGACGCCTGCCCTGGGACACCCAGACAGATGTTAGCCATACAGGTGAGAGCAGCACGACGCAGCTCCATGTCTGGCTGAGACGGGTCGCTATAGAGACGCAGTACTCCACCATCACCAAGCAACTCACTCAGGTGCCGGTTGCAGCGAGGTCCGTTTCCATAGATCAGAGTAGACAAAGCCTGCAGCACCTCACTGTGAGTCCAGGGGCTACACACGCCCAGCGCACGGAccacgtaacacacacacacatccagcgTCTGCTCGTCCACTATCACCTGTAGCTGGTTGAGGAGGTGGTGTGTGAGCTGACATAGCTTGATAACCAGGTGTTCCTGGCTGAGAGGAACCAGGTGGGTCACGTGGATGAGCAGCGTGCACACTTCCTCAGGTGGTATGTTGGGGgtggagcatgggggtggaaacatcatgctttggggctattttttacaaagggaccaggacgactgatccgtgtaaaggaaagaatgaatggggccatgtatcgtgagattttgaatgaaaacctccttccatcagcaagggcattgaagatgaaacgtggctgggtctttcagcatgacaatgatcctaaacacaccgcccgggcaacgaaggagtggcttcgtaagaaacatttcaaggtcctggagtggcctagccagtctccaggtctcaaccccatagaaaatctttggagggagttgaaagtccgtgttgcccagcgacagccccaaaacatcactgctctagaggagatctgcatggaggaatgggccaaaataccaccaacagtgtgtgaaaaccttgtgaagacttacagaaaacgtttgagctgtgtcattgccaacaaagggtatataacaaagtattgagaaacttttgttattgaccaaatacttattttccaccataatttgcaaataaattcataaaaaatcctagaatgtgattttctggaatttttttctcagtttgtctgttatagttgacgtgtacctatgatgaaaattacaggcctctctcatctttttaagtgggagaacttgcacaattggtggctgactaaatactttttttccccactgtagctccgcattgacatgattggttgacggtaggtggtggcgggaggtcctgtatgaacacaaactcacttccttgacaacttccttcacaacagttATACGCTGCTCTGCAAAGCGCACGAATAATGAATGCTCTGACTTCTGCGGATGCCGCATCACagtaaatgctgcatggccacTGCAGACATCTGTAAACCATGCAGAGCCTttagaccctcaatatttattgaaagGAGCGTCAAACTCATCACCATGCAccttcaccaccctgtgaagtttatttcatctgtagccatgatgtcctgatatttttttatatgaCATGTTCTTTGCTCGCAacaaaaggttggatggaaacctggttaatgccaagccattttgaggatgctggaattatattttggaGGAATGTGAGCATTGctacaggagacttttgaagtagcctaatcagattaaaacattgtgactggttgtgtttatgccacatataaaaggtaatacaAGTTTAATGATAAATATTTTGGTTATATTGAAGCTTTATTCTAGGTGTGTGGGGAATAGGCGCTCGGATTGGAGTAGAGCACACATTTAGCTTTCCTGAACAACTGGGCCTGCCGTGAGCATATGTGGCCAAATACTTATAGGACGACTTGGGAGAATGGTGATCTGCAACAGacattccatttggatcagttgtgggtctactctccgcattttataaggtctagaaaggcacagtagcaggcCACTCTGACTGCGTttttttacttctgatactgagATGTGCTGAAACATTCAGATCACGGGGCTTTTGCGCcgttattcaaatgacattttcactgcagccGAGAGTAGAATTTTgtacttgaaaacaataatgaaATTAGtcattgcattgtggtgttgtaggctagtctcggtaggataattgtattgtccctaaacaagatcaataaGGGAGATTTTTGAGCTGTGTGCctcatgtcttcactgttctttcaGGCGCAATGATGCACCTGGTCTCTccgctgcctatcagctattcTTATTTGTTCTTGTGAATTCATATTGAAAATTGATGCAGCTTTGAATGCTATTTAGCCTATTGCAGATCAGGACAAATGATCCACCtccactattgtcactatgaatggtggatagagggcagaatagacagataggtagactatattgacctgtggtagaGTAAAAGTTAGCGCGCGGAAAAGCGTAGTGCgtaagggaagtaccaaaacaccttgatataggggaTGTGCATACAAGCAGATGAGGACATTTGCCTAGGATGGAAgaaattatatagtaaaacctgaagaaaaaaatgaatgtaaacatactaccctcccctgtgcccaataaaaaagaCACACAACCCAGCCccaaagcaacaacaaaaaaagttttGACAACCCTCCCCACCTGTCCTATAGCTCTTTCAACATCTCTACAACAGGCATAGCAGAAGATGGGGGTCTGTCTTTCTGCTACTAACTCCCCAGAGTCCCCAAAGAGTGATTTAACATactgttgtattttttattgtgTCTCTGGTGCTTGTCTTGTGGTATACCTCAGTTAGTCCTCTACACCTCTCCAGGCCTTGTTGTAATGTTGTTCACCACATCCTGAACAGCACAGACAGGCCTTAACTCTCACACAGGCCTGGCCTTCCTGAAAGAGGCGTCCGACTTTCACTCACGCTACATCATTACAGTAAGTCAACATACATACCACACCAAAATACATTTGTAATTTTTCAAACCCTACCAAGTATGTCTAAAGAGGTTAATgtgtgtaaatgtaatgtaaaatgtgttccATCTTAATTGGATTGCGTGACTGACTCTGAAGCATTGGTGTCATTTACtgtttattttttgggggtgtgTGGATGAGTTGAAGTGCTCTTTTGAGTGTTGAGTGGAGGCTATTAAAGCTATCTGTTGTTaaagcattgtgttgtgtacctTGCAGGTCATCCAGAGGATATTCTACAATGTCAACAGGTCATGGACAGGCAGGATCAGCTGTTCGGAGCTCAGGAAAAGCAGCTTTCTCCAAGTAGGAAGGAAGATCTGAGGTGGAATGGATAATTTGTCCCATCAACAGTAGTGCTGTAAGTCAGATGAGGATGGACCCACCCTCAGTTTGGAGTCTGGTTCCTCCCATGGTTTCTTCCCATCAAGGGAGGTTTTCCTCGTCACTGTATAGTGAAAAGTGCTAAATAAGTCACCATTAATTGATTGGTTAATTGATTGtttggctggttggttggttgactgGCTAGTTGGTTGATGAATTGATTGGTCCAACAGAACGTGTCCCTGCTAGAGCAGGAGGAGGACGTGAACCAGCTGACAGAGTTCTTCTCGTATGAAGATTTCTGTGTCATCTACTGCAAGTTCTGGGAGCTCGACAAAGACCATGACCTCTACATAGACCAGAGAGACCTGGCTCGACACAACGACCAAGGTACGCGCGCACGAGCAGACATACACACAAAGAATGACCAAGGCACCCCTCAAGTCCAAGTGGAGTCCAAGTGCTTTCGCTCAAGCCACACACACCCCTCCATATCTTCCTGGTTGTGAAAGAAATGGGATCGAAGATCAATTGGAGCAATAGGCGTAACTTCTCCACCCACTCCCCTAATTAATATCCTGGTTGAATTGAATGACGTCATGTCTGGCTCCATTTACTAGTCCTGTAGATCTCCCCTACAAGCAGAAATTACTGTATTTATGGTATGGAAATCATTCACTTTACTTCCCAATGAGCTCGATTTATGTCGTGTGACTGTGGATCATGTCTCCTCTAAAGTCTATGGCATTTTTTCACTACCTTGACATTTTGGCTTCTATAGGCAATTCTGTAATAGGCACCATCAAGTATTTTATGTCTATGGATTCAGCACACTGTCAGCTACAATAAATAtaatgtcaacaacaaaaaaacattgagACACTTATATGAGTGATAATGTGCCATGAAGGCTAAAAAATATGTAAAAAAGCATGTTGATTGTGGTTCTTCCAGGTCTTGAGAATAACTGTACCAGTGTTTGGGGGCACAAATATCAACTATAAACATATTTGGGACTACTGCCCACATCCGTTTTCAACAGAACATAAGCCCAATCACACAGAATGCCCATGTCTGTCCTTCACATGTTTTGCCACAGGTGAATGCCATTCCGAATTTCACAGAGGGTCACCCCAGTGATCCCACACTCATTGGTGGGACTAGTTCCTCATCTACTGGCCTACATGTGCATTGCACCTTAGGGaaatacttaagcaataaggccagaggaagtgtggtatatggccaatataccatggctaagggctgttcttaagcatgacgcaactcgaagtgcctggatacagccattagccatggaatattggccatataccacaaacccccgaggtgccttaatgctattataaacaggttaccaatgtaattagaacagtaaaaaatatttgtttttgtcagaccagtggtatacggtctgatataccacagctttcagccaatcaccaTTCAGGGATCAAACCACCCATTTAATaatactgtgtgtatgtatgtatgtgcaattgaatcaattttataataaggctgtaatgtaacaaaatgtggaaaatgtcaaggggtctgaatactttccgaatgcactgtatgtatgtatgtatgtatgtatgtatgtatgtatgtatgtatgtatgtacagtgcatttggaaagtattcagcccccttgactttttccacattttgttacattacagccttattataaaatggatttcATTTTTTTCCAGTAATCTACATActgaacaggtttttagaaatatttgcaaatgtattaaaaataaaaaatataccttatttacataactattcagacagTTTGCTTTGCGACTCGAAATTcagctcgggtgcatcctgtttccattgatcatccttgagatgccaaactgagcaatcgggggagaagggccttggtcagggaggtgaccaagaacccgatggtcactctgacagagctccagagttcctctgtggagatgggagaaccttccagaaggacaaccatctctgcagcactccaccaatttaGGTCTtcatggtaaagtggccagacggaagccactcctcagtaaaaggcacatgacagcccgcttggaatttgccaaaaggcacctaaatgactctcagaccatgagaaacaagattctctggtctgatgaaaccaagattgaactctttggcctgaatgccaagcgccacgtctgaagtaaacctggcaccatccctacggtgaagcacggtggtggcagcatcatgctgtggggatgtttttcagcggcaaggactgggagactcgggatcgagggaaagataaacagagcaaagtacagagagatccttgatgaaaacctgctccagagcactcaggacctcagactggggcgaaggttcacattccaacaggacaacgaccctaagcacacagccaagacaacgcaggagtggcttcgggacaagtctctgaatgtccttgagtggccttgccagagcccggacttgaactcgatctaacatctctgaagagacctgaaaatagctgtgcagcgacgctccacatccaacccgacagagcttgagaggatctgcagcgaagaatgggagaaacacaccaaatacaggtgtgccaagcttgtagcgtcatactcaagaagactcaaggctgtaatcgctgccaaaggtgcttcaacaaagtactgagtaaagggtctgaatacttatgtaaatgttttatttcagttttatttgtctaaaaacctgtttttgctttgtcattatgtggtattgtgtgtagactgaataggctgtaatgtaacaaaatgtggaaaaagtcaaggggtctgaatactttccgaatgcactgtatgtatatgtattaacaaaaaactacattttaagtgagaataggcattggtctgaagccgaaaaataaagcaaattcacatgagcaccatgcctattccacccatgctctaccaaggttttccagtacacagctttgacctactacagtagctgtgttggtattgtacttcaaactatgtgtaggcaggttgcttggGATCCAAACCTTCTTAAACAGTCTAATTCATGTGATTTGTACCGCATGCAAGGTAAAGTATtggattcttcacacaccacaGTAAGACATTATCCCGTTACGCTACATTTTCATGCTTTTTTAATTAAATGAATGTAAGCTTTGCTTTCATACTTACAAGGCCATTAGGCTTGTTTGAGCAGTTTTGTTTTGTAATAATGTGGTgcatggacttggtattttaccaaataaggcaatcttctgtataccacccctaccttgtcacaacacataatctcaaatctcaaatatattttgatttgtttaacactttttttgttactacatgattccatatgtgttatttcatagtgctatgtattcactattattctacattgaatgagtaggtgtgtccaaacttttgactggtagtgtatatatgcaGAGTTTGTTGTATATGAAATGTCAATGAAATGGAAAAAAAGGGTCCTGTACCATCTCTTAGTCTTGCGGTACACAGAGTaatactgtagtgtccatccacctggtaaagaggaggttgcCATATCTGATCCACCTCAGTGGGGTGGTTGGTTGGTCTGGCTCATCTTATCTTCTTGACTAAAATAAAATTagttttacatgtacatttttttGCCATATTTAAAAGCAGAAAATCCTTCATTACCAACAttcatactttttcccccactaaaTGATCTACccactttaatgcagggaaacttaacaccatgttaaatgtgtaaccagagggaaaaaaactctagaccacctttactccacacacagagacgcatacaaagctctccctcgccctccatttggcaaatctgaccataactctatcctcctgattcctgcttataagcaaaaactaaagcaggaagcaccagtgactcggttaataaaaaagtggtcagatgacgcagatgctaagctacaggactgttttgctagcacagactggaacatgttccgggattcttcagacagcattgaggagtacaccacatcagtcactggcttcatcaataagtgcatcgatgatgtcgtccccacagtgaccgtacgtacataccccaaccagaagccatggattacaggaaacatccgcactgagctaaagggtagagctgccgctttcaaggaacgggactctaacccggacgcttataagaaatcccgctatgacctccgacgaaccatcaaacaggcaaagagtgtcaaggctgaggtgtatgatgtgtggaagtcaggcgcaggacaccgaagcttagtccaacaaagtttactgtgaaAAACCACCAGGCAAggatacagtaaacggcctcaacaaaacagaggcgagcaatacgcaaactatgcgtataacaaataaacaaagaaacagatacaaaaacacgcagcactacggacaggcgaaaaacaacacacaatctaaccaatgcaaaacagggaacttataggacacgtaatcagacacaaacggacacaggtgtaaaagacagaccaaagcaatcacaccaagaaacattcaacggtggcagctagtactccggggacggcgaacgccgaagcctgcccgaactaggaggaggagcagtctcggcagaatccgtgacagtaccccccccttgacgcgcggctccagccgtgcgccgaccccggcctcggggacggccaggaggacgcggacccgggcgcgtgggatgcccacggtggaactcagtcaggagggacggatctaggatgtccctcctaggcacccagcaccgttcctccggaccgtacccctcccactccacgagatactggagaccactcatccggcgcctcgagtccaagatggtccggaccctgtacgccggggccccctcgatgtccaaagggggcggaggggtctctcctatctcatcttcttggagtgggccagctaccaccgatctgagaagagacacatggaacgaggggttaatattcttgtactcaataggcagttgtaacctgtaacacacctcgttcaatcttctcaggactttaaagggccccacaaaccgccgacccagcttccggcagggcaggcggaggggcaggtttcgagtcgagagccagactcgatctcccggtgcgtacaccgtccctcactgcggtggcgatcggcgctcgccttttgttgacggatggcccgctgcagatggacatgggcagcgtcccacgtctcctcagagcgccgaatccactcgtccaccgcaggggcctcgatctggctctcgtgccatggtgccaggaccggctgataccctaaaacacactggaaaggtgttaaattggtggaggagtggcagagagagttctgggccatctctgcccaggggatatacctagaccactcctccggccggtcccggcaataggacctcagaaacctacccacatcctggttgactcgttcaacctgcccattgctctctgggtggtaccccgaggtaaggcttaccgagacccccaagcgttccatgaacgccccccaaactctggaggtgaactggggacctcggtcagacacaatatcctcggggaccccatagtgccggaatatgtgggtaaatagggcctcagcggtctgtagggcagtagggagacccggcattgagaggagacgacaggccttggaaaaccgatccacaacgaccaaaatggtggtattcccctgggaggggggtaggtcggtcacaaaatccaccgagaggtgggaccatggtcgttgtggaacgggcagggga is a window from the Coregonus clupeaformis isolate EN_2021a chromosome 23, ASM2061545v1, whole genome shotgun sequence genome containing:
- the LOC121536416 gene encoding LOW QUALITY PROTEIN: HEAT repeat-containing protein 6-like (The sequence of the model RefSeq protein was modified relative to this genomic sequence to represent the inferred CDS: inserted 1 base in 1 codon), which encodes MFPPPCSTPNIPPEEVCTLLIHVTHLVPLSQEHLVIKLCQLTHHLLNQLQVIVDEQTLDVCVCYVVRALGVCSPWTHSEVLQALSTLIYGNGPRCNRHLSELLGDGGVLRLYSDPSQPDMELRRAALTCMANICLGVPGQASLEDPYRGLCFRVFLQTLQSPKPPDADELLYCTVIQGAVKGLQSSLCGGKWRFGGQEELGALLAVLKRFMFHGCPGVGVEWPSVLYPAPLPQYETCSTPKPPEPPRNPPTQTSGNKKKKSRGRGRKGGVDEEREAEPGLQRGGGGGEAWSKTPGAPPPAVPSLYPLWKRSSSDSEFSDPEGAAHSKLRLFHGRVRQGVLLCLLAVVKAVERRTLYGYWSSFIPDAPIGGPPPLTLLTVVLKDPSPKVRACALQVVSALLDGSRQFLGVAEDLAPPRTSYTPFSFSLATAVRELHRSLSLALLAEASAHTLTQIIKCLAHLVCNAPYNRLRPGLLSPLWRQIRPYLRHRDVNVRVSVLTLYGALVSTQAPLSEIQLLLTQPHTSQETALSWRQREGFSTPSPHTPPSHKYHNSHTKQTHSPRGSHTPGEEEPGVPWLLQLCVSLVTQPRDDQSDSEGPGGGATALEPSPVRLEALQVLAHLVRGYFPLCQACLCELGQLSARCLRETDPSIQLHEAKLLEELGTGIIQQYRADSSQAESCSVPISQVVQFWVDVLSGPLNGPDLQXLGLTYSDNSLVKAAAVRALGVNILFPCLREDVMFVADTANAILTALDDRSPNVRSKAAWSLGNLTDTLIVNMECVGEVFQEELSDMLVLQMLQSATKASIDKDRVKSNAVRALGNLLHFLSVSQLTRPGFQRPLEEAVSALVTTVQSEAMMKVRWNACYALGNAFRNPALPLDSASWSGDAFSALCCVVTSCQNFKVRIKSAAALSVPACRHCYGDAERFGRVWRSLAAALEHSEETQDFLEYRYCSSLRHTLTHALTHLLRLSQSQDMPALGVSLVMEKGRGFKEHLVKYLRGGGGTE